AGTGATGATGGTATCCTCCATTCAGGGTTTACGGGGACTGCCCGTATCCTGGAAGGTACGGTTCCGCCCATTGCTGCTGGTTCTCCGGATTATCGCCTATTCGGCGCTGGTGGTAGCACTGGCACGTCCGCAAACCTCCAATACCTCCGAAAGTATTGACAGTGAAGGGATCGACATCGTACTGGCGATCGATATTTCGGGTAGTATGCTGGCGCAGGACCTCCAGCCAAACCGTATGGAAGCGGCGAAGAATGTGGCCCTCGACTTTGTGGATAAACGCATCAGCGACCGTATCGGCCTGGTGGTGTTTTCTGGCGAGAGCTTCACACAATGCCCCATTACCACTGACCATGCCGTACTGAAAAATCAGATTATGCAGGTGAAAAGTGGTATGCTGCAGGATGGTACAGCCATCGGTATGGGGCTGGCTACTTCTGTAGACCGCCTCCGTAGCAGTACCGCTAAAAGTAAAGTGATCATCCTGCTGACGGATGGCGTCAACAACACTGGTTTGATTGACCCGCTGACAGCCCTGGAAATTGCAAAAGCATATAAAATCCGTGTATATACAATCGGCGTAGGAACCATTGGTAAAGCACCTTTCCCGATGCCGATGCCGGATGGTTCTGTACAAACTGTTATGCAGGACGTTCAGATCGATGAGCCGCTGATGAAGAAAATCTCCAAGGAAACCGGTGGCCAGTATTTCCGCGCTACCAATACCGGAGACCTCAAGCATATCTACGACGAAATCGATAATATGGAGAAGACTAAGGTAGAAATCACTTCCTATAAGAAGTATGCGGAACATTTCTTCCTGTTTGCCTGCATCGCATTAGCCTGCATCCTGCTGGAAACTGTATTGAGATATACTTTATTCAGAAGTCTGCCGTAAAAAGATATTTATCATTGTGAAATGCCTTATCAGTAGATGATAAGGCATTTTTTTTATCCTTACCTTTGGTGTTCAGAACATCTAAATAAGGGATATTGCAAGCAACGATCTATAAATCAACAGGGAGCTGGTACACTGTGAAAACGGCTGACGGCGAAACTTTTCAGGCACGTATGAAGGGGATCTTCAAGAAAAATGAAGACATC
This window of the Chitinophaga sp. Cy-1792 genome carries:
- a CDS encoding VWA domain-containing protein; translated protein: MDLSTWKNIEFAYPAYFWLLLLVPVMVYWYISRNKQQQGVMMVSSIQGLRGLPVSWKVRFRPLLLVLRIIAYSALVVALARPQTSNTSESIDSEGIDIVLAIDISGSMLAQDLQPNRMEAAKNVALDFVDKRISDRIGLVVFSGESFTQCPITTDHAVLKNQIMQVKSGMLQDGTAIGMGLATSVDRLRSSTAKSKVIILLTDGVNNTGLIDPLTALEIAKAYKIRVYTIGVGTIGKAPFPMPMPDGSVQTVMQDVQIDEPLMKKISKETGGQYFRATNTGDLKHIYDEIDNMEKTKVEITSYKKYAEHFFLFACIALACILLETVLRYTLFRSLP